A stretch of DNA from Mesorhizobium onobrychidis:
CTCGTCCAACGCACGATCGATCCCTGCAAGGCGGCGCTCAAGGATGCCGGCCTGAAGGCCGGCGAAATCGACGAGGTCGTCCTGGTCGGCGGCATGACCCGCATGCCCAAGATCCAGGAGATCGTGAAGCAGTTCTTCGGCAAGGAGCCGCACAAGGGCGTCAATCCGGACGAGGTCGTCGCGTTGGGCGCCGCCATCCAGGCCGGCGTGCTGCAGGGCGACGTCAAGGACGTGCTGCTGCTCGACGTGACGCCGCTGTCGCTCGGCATCGAGACGCTGGGTGGCGTGTTCACGCGGCTGATCGAGCGCAACACGACGATCCCGACCAAGAAGAGCCAGGTGTTCTCGACGGCCGAGGATTCACAGTCGGCTGTGACCATCCGCGTCTTCCAGGGCGAGCGTGAAATGGCCGCCGACAACAAGGCGCTCGGCCAGTTCGACCTGGTCGGCATTCCGCCGGCGCCGCGCGGCGTGCCGCAGATCGAGGTTACTTTCGACATCGACGCCAACGGCATCGTCAATGTCTCGGCCAAGGACAAGGGAACCGGCAAGGAGCACCAGATCCGCATCCAGGCGTCTGGCGGCCTTTCGGACGCCGACATCGAGAAGATGGTGAAGGACGCCGAAGCCAATGCCGAGGCCGATAAGAAGCGGCGTGCGCTGGTCGAGGCCCGCAACCAGGCCGAGGCGCTGGTGCATTCCTCGGAGAAGTCGCTGAAGGAATATGGCGAGAAGGTTTCCGAGGCCGACCGCACGGCGATCGCCGATGCGATCGCGGCGTTGAAGACCGCTGCCGAAGGCGACGACGCGGCCGAGATCGAAGCCAAGACCCAGGCGCTCGCCGAAACTTCGATGAAGCTCGGCCAGGCCATGTACGAGGCTTCGCAGAAGGAAGCCGCGGAGGCTGACGCCAAGGCGGATGCCGCCAAGGACAGCGACGTGGTCGATGCCGATTTCGAGGAAATCAACGAGGACGACGACAAGAAGAAGTCGGCCTGAGCGGCCTGACGGCAGGTTTAGGCAGAAAGCCCGGCGCAAAGCCGGGCTTTTTTGCAACTCTGGCCGAAAAAATGCGGGCCTGATCGAAAAAATGCGAGCAAGCCCGCGTCGACACTGGCATCCAGGCCCTATCGCACCTAAATCGGAACAGCGTGCCGGCAAACGACGCAACAAGGCTTCTAGACGTTGAATATCCGGACTGCAGGAAAAGATGAAAGCTGATTTCTACGAAACGCTGGGCGTACAAAAGGGGGCCGACGAGAAGGAGCTCAAGGGCGCTTTCCGCAAGCTCGCCATGCAGTTCCATCCCGATCGCAATCCCGGCG
This window harbors:
- the dnaK gene encoding molecular chaperone DnaK, producing MAKVIGIDLGTTNSCVAIMDGKESKVIENAEGARTTPSIVAINSDGERLVGQPAKRQAVTNPENTIFAVKRLIGRRYDDPVTEKDKKLVPYKIVKGDNGDAWVEAGGKKQSPSQISAMILQKMKETAEAYLGEKVEKAVITVPAYFNDAQRQATKDAGKIAGLEVLRIINEPTAAALAYGLDKKEGKTIAVYDLGGGTFDISVLEIGDGVFEVKSTNGDTFLGGEDFDMRLVEYLAAEFKKEQGIDLRSDKLALQRLKEAAEKAKIELSSTTQTEINLPFITADATGPKHLTLKLTRAKFESLVEDLVQRTIDPCKAALKDAGLKAGEIDEVVLVGGMTRMPKIQEIVKQFFGKEPHKGVNPDEVVALGAAIQAGVLQGDVKDVLLLDVTPLSLGIETLGGVFTRLIERNTTIPTKKSQVFSTAEDSQSAVTIRVFQGEREMAADNKALGQFDLVGIPPAPRGVPQIEVTFDIDANGIVNVSAKDKGTGKEHQIRIQASGGLSDADIEKMVKDAEANAEADKKRRALVEARNQAEALVHSSEKSLKEYGEKVSEADRTAIADAIAALKTAAEGDDAAEIEAKTQALAETSMKLGQAMYEASQKEAAEADAKADAAKDSDVVDADFEEINEDDDKKKSA